From a region of the Pseudomonas furukawaii genome:
- a CDS encoding P-loop NTPase family protein, translating to MAVHKVHMVLQGKGGVAKTFASVMLAQQIGSRGNLPLCADTDPVNATFTGFAALNVQRIEIMNGDEIDPRAFDALIELIASHEGDVVVDNGASSFIPLASYMLQNDVAGLLQSMGRQLVIHTLITGGQAILDTLNGFAAIMSQFPSGPEFVVWLNPFFGPIEIDGKPFQKMKVYLENKDKITGIIQMPELKKETFGQDLRDMLQDRLTFDEALASESLPLMVRQRLKMSQRAFYDAIGVVVG from the coding sequence ATGGCAGTCCACAAAGTGCATATGGTTCTGCAGGGCAAAGGCGGTGTGGCGAAAACCTTCGCCTCTGTGATGCTCGCGCAGCAGATCGGTTCGCGGGGGAATCTCCCGCTCTGCGCTGACACCGATCCGGTGAATGCAACCTTTACCGGGTTCGCGGCGCTCAACGTCCAACGCATCGAAATAATGAACGGGGATGAGATTGATCCGCGTGCTTTCGACGCCCTGATCGAACTCATTGCGAGCCATGAGGGGGATGTTGTGGTGGATAACGGCGCTTCGTCGTTCATCCCGCTGGCCAGTTACATGCTTCAGAACGATGTAGCCGGCCTGCTCCAGAGCATGGGCCGCCAGCTGGTCATTCACACGCTCATCACGGGGGGCCAAGCCATCCTGGACACCCTAAACGGCTTCGCGGCCATCATGAGCCAGTTCCCCAGCGGTCCCGAGTTCGTTGTTTGGCTCAACCCCTTCTTTGGCCCCATCGAGATCGACGGAAAGCCCTTCCAGAAGATGAAGGTGTACCTGGAGAACAAGGACAAGATCACCGGCATCATCCAGATGCCTGAACTGAAGAAAGAAACCTTTGGCCAGGATCTGCGCGACATGCTCCAGGACCGGCTGACCTTCGATGAAGCGCTGGCCTCGGAGAGCCTGCCGCTGATGGTTCGCCAGCGCCTGAAAATGTCTCAGCGGGCCTTCTATGACGCCATTGGCGTGGTGGTCGGCTGA
- a CDS encoding type IV secretory system conjugative DNA transfer family protein gives MSGDNHQIGPQTNTVKKEGRAGHLQKAALLTVLLLLSLSAATQHFAWLFNYQDTLGAGFHHAYWPWMILVWAAKWYDEFPREFMYSGSLGVLVGCGFVFAIVIYQVFTRHKVKAEEKMHGTARWAEKRDLEDAGFFDNEGVYVGGWVDSSGTLHYLRHEGPEHILCLAPTRSGKGVGLVIPTLLSWRHSAVITDLKGELWALTAGWRQEHAGNKVLRFEPASATASVKFNPLDYIRVATENEVGDAQNLATLIVDPDGKGLQDHWQKTSQSLLVGCILHIIYKAKREGFVASLPAVDDMLADPSRPVSELWEEMTTYPHWNGEVHPLVAASGRDMLDRPEQEGGSVLSTAKSYLSLYRDPVVRRNVESSDFSIKDLMHHDSPVSLYIVTQPNDKDRLKPLIRVVVNMIIRLLADKMDFENGRPVAHYKHRLLMMLDEFPALGKLDIMQESLAFVAGYGLKCYLIVQDTAQLNAAYGRDESITSNCHVRIAYAPNRMDTAQALSTMTGETTVVKESVTESGKRGGRLDNVSRSYQEVKRNLLTPDECLRLPGPKKDATGGIVEAGDMLIFSAGRPAAYGKQILYFMDPAFSARAKIPAPAKSDRLHSARPVDLPVITEQEPEIIV, from the coding sequence ATGAGTGGGGATAACCACCAGATCGGTCCACAGACCAACACGGTAAAGAAAGAGGGTAGGGCGGGGCACTTGCAGAAAGCCGCGTTGCTGACTGTCTTGCTGCTCTTGTCACTGAGCGCGGCAACGCAGCACTTCGCTTGGCTGTTCAACTACCAGGACACGCTTGGAGCTGGATTTCATCACGCCTATTGGCCGTGGATGATCCTGGTGTGGGCGGCGAAGTGGTACGACGAATTCCCTCGGGAGTTCATGTACTCCGGTTCGCTTGGGGTGCTGGTTGGATGCGGATTCGTCTTCGCCATCGTGATCTACCAAGTCTTCACCCGGCACAAGGTGAAGGCCGAGGAGAAGATGCACGGGACGGCGCGCTGGGCAGAGAAACGTGATCTGGAAGACGCCGGCTTCTTCGATAACGAAGGTGTCTACGTCGGGGGCTGGGTCGACTCCAGCGGCACTCTGCACTACCTCAGGCACGAGGGCCCGGAGCATATCCTTTGCCTTGCGCCGACTCGTTCGGGGAAGGGTGTGGGGCTGGTGATCCCGACGCTATTGTCCTGGAGACACAGCGCCGTCATCACCGACCTCAAGGGTGAGCTCTGGGCCCTGACCGCCGGTTGGCGGCAGGAACACGCGGGCAACAAGGTGCTGCGCTTTGAGCCGGCCTCAGCCACGGCTAGCGTCAAGTTCAACCCGCTGGACTATATCCGCGTGGCTACCGAGAACGAGGTTGGCGATGCCCAGAACCTTGCAACCCTGATCGTGGATCCGGACGGCAAGGGGCTGCAGGACCACTGGCAGAAGACCTCGCAGTCGCTCCTGGTGGGGTGCATCCTGCACATCATCTACAAGGCTAAACGCGAGGGCTTTGTCGCCAGCTTACCCGCCGTGGACGACATGCTGGCAGACCCCAGCCGACCCGTCAGCGAACTCTGGGAAGAGATGACGACGTACCCCCATTGGAACGGGGAAGTTCATCCCCTGGTCGCCGCCAGTGGCCGGGACATGCTGGACCGTCCGGAGCAAGAGGGCGGTTCGGTACTGTCCACGGCGAAATCGTACCTGTCCCTCTATCGGGATCCGGTGGTCCGTCGAAACGTCGAGTCGTCCGACTTCAGCATCAAAGACCTGATGCACCACGACTCGCCTGTCAGTCTCTACATCGTCACCCAGCCCAACGACAAGGACCGGCTAAAGCCGCTGATCCGGGTAGTCGTCAATATGATTATCCGGCTGTTGGCGGACAAGATGGACTTTGAGAACGGGCGCCCGGTGGCCCATTACAAGCACCGTCTGTTGATGATGCTGGACGAGTTCCCCGCGCTCGGAAAGCTGGACATCATGCAGGAGTCGTTGGCGTTCGTAGCGGGCTACGGCCTGAAGTGCTACCTGATCGTCCAGGACACCGCGCAGTTGAACGCCGCATATGGCCGCGACGAGTCGATCACATCGAACTGTCACGTCCGAATCGCCTACGCCCCCAACCGGATGGACACCGCGCAGGCCCTGTCCACCATGACCGGCGAAACCACCGTAGTGAAGGAGAGCGTCACCGAGAGCGGGAAGCGCGGAGGCAGGCTGGACAATGTTTCCCGCAGTTACCAGGAGGTGAAGCGGAACCTCCTGACTCCTGACGAGTGCCTGCGCCTGCCGGGGCCGAAGAAGGACGCCACCGGGGGCATTGTCGAAGCGGGTGACATGCTCATCTTCAGTGCAGGTCGTCCGGCGGCCTACGGCAAGCAGATCCTGTACTTCATGGATCCGGCTTTCTCGGCAAGGGCGAAAATCCCTGCGCCTGCCAAATCCGACCGTCTCCATTCAGCCCGCCCGGTAGACCTTCCAGTGATCACCGAGCAAGAGCCGGAGATCATCGTATGA
- the traJ gene encoding conjugal transfer transcriptional regulator TraJ: MTNVTRKNSPLIKVRVLPAEKEAIEENARRVGLSTSAYLRNVGLGIEVRGVLDQQAVVEMSKVNGDIGRLGGLLKMWLTNDERLALFNQQQLQESIVEALAKIKVLQDELLQVVKRL, from the coding sequence ATGACGAATGTGACCAGGAAGAACAGCCCTTTGATCAAGGTCCGGGTTCTGCCTGCAGAGAAAGAGGCAATCGAAGAGAACGCCCGAAGAGTTGGGCTTAGCACTTCGGCATATCTAAGAAACGTCGGGCTTGGGATAGAGGTGCGCGGCGTGCTGGATCAGCAGGCCGTTGTGGAGATGTCGAAGGTGAACGGTGATATCGGGCGTCTCGGCGGCCTGTTGAAGATGTGGCTGACCAACGACGAACGCTTGGCCCTCTTCAATCAGCAACAGCTCCAGGAGTCGATTGTGGAGGCCCTGGCGAAGATCAAGGTTCTCCAGGATGAACTGCTCCAGGTGGTGAAGCGGCTGTGA
- a CDS encoding type II toxin-antitoxin system RelE/ParE family toxin produces the protein MNSFISTDAFDNWLASLTDKVGKARILQRLDSAMLGNFGDCEPVGEGVSEMRIHYGPGYRVYFTRQGTVVYLLLLGGDKSSQKRDIKLAKKLLAELGKE, from the coding sequence ATGAACTCCTTCATTAGCACCGACGCTTTCGACAACTGGCTGGCCAGCCTGACCGACAAGGTTGGAAAGGCCCGCATCCTGCAGCGACTCGACTCGGCAATGCTCGGCAACTTCGGTGACTGCGAGCCGGTGGGGGAAGGCGTCAGCGAGATGCGAATCCATTACGGCCCCGGCTACCGGGTGTACTTCACCCGCCAGGGCACAGTCGTTTATCTGCTTCTGCTCGGCGGCGATAAGTCGTCCCAGAAGCGCGACATTAAACTGGCCAAGAAACTGCTCGCAGAACTTGGCAAGGAGTGA
- the topA gene encoding type I DNA topoisomerase, whose translation MASNLMIIESPGKAKKLREILAKVRPGEDWKIEASVGHIRDLPASGDGDDLITTGVRRSYAPVYELTERGAKVARELKKAVSTAHQVYLATDPDREGESISWHLKEALRLSDPIRITFNEITETAVRKAFGEARSIDMQLVGSQEARRVLDRLVGYLVSPELRRQTGENLTAGRVQSVAVYLVVLREREIRAFKMTVHYGASLSFAAEGKNTWKVEWDTKAGFTTEASPYVLDRALAERVAALTALEVTSFEESESTRNPPAPFTTSTIQQAASNSLGWKTDRTMKVAQQLYEQGLISYHRTDNPNVSEDSMPKLRAAAAVLGLEVVATRRQFKAKDGAQEGHPAITPTYWDKDEAGETDEQKALYKLIRVRALASQLLPAKYAVRSAVLKANEQLDGRDVHFKATGRTLTDHGWLKLLAGDDTDDERQEEAPNPLPVLAVGQRVAATSGEVLEKKTKAPPRFTEASLVKALEAEGIGRPATYAAIMKNIIDVRGYVGEQKRFLHPLPPGEQIIERLEGRFSFVQVGFTREMEEDLDRIADGKTTYKPVIQKMHAVLESELQAVRGAVPTAQKPASEHLCPQCQKPLRLIRKSANGPFWGCTGYQEGCKASFEDKGGKPVLAKKQAPTPSIEHTCRAEGCGKGLTRRPAKKRGTYWWGCSGYPACKQTYFDKSGKPDYDAATKEKTA comes from the coding sequence ATGGCATCGAATCTGATGATCATCGAGTCGCCCGGAAAGGCGAAGAAGCTGCGCGAGATCCTGGCAAAAGTTCGACCAGGAGAGGACTGGAAGATTGAAGCGAGCGTTGGTCATATTCGTGATCTGCCCGCCAGCGGGGATGGCGACGATCTGATCACCACAGGTGTTCGGCGCAGCTATGCCCCCGTCTACGAACTCACTGAGCGGGGGGCGAAGGTTGCGCGCGAACTGAAAAAAGCAGTCTCGACCGCCCACCAGGTTTACCTTGCAACCGACCCTGACCGCGAAGGTGAAAGCATTAGTTGGCACCTGAAGGAAGCCCTGAGGCTGTCTGATCCGATCCGGATCACGTTCAACGAAATCACTGAAACTGCTGTGCGCAAGGCGTTTGGAGAGGCGCGCTCCATTGATATGCAGTTAGTTGGCTCTCAGGAAGCCCGCCGAGTGCTGGATCGCCTTGTTGGTTACTTGGTTAGCCCGGAACTCCGGCGGCAGACCGGCGAGAACTTGACTGCCGGCCGTGTGCAGTCGGTGGCCGTGTACTTGGTCGTACTTCGCGAGCGCGAGATCCGCGCCTTCAAGATGACCGTCCATTACGGCGCATCTCTATCCTTTGCGGCGGAAGGGAAGAACACTTGGAAGGTTGAGTGGGACACCAAAGCAGGGTTCACCACGGAAGCCAGCCCCTATGTCCTCGACCGCGCCCTGGCAGAGCGGGTCGCTGCCCTGACGGCCCTTGAAGTGACTTCGTTTGAGGAATCCGAGTCCACCCGCAACCCTCCAGCGCCGTTCACCACCTCAACCATCCAGCAGGCAGCAAGCAACTCGTTGGGCTGGAAAACTGATCGAACGATGAAGGTGGCTCAGCAGCTCTATGAGCAGGGGCTTATTAGTTACCACCGCACGGACAACCCAAACGTCTCGGAAGACTCCATGCCGAAGCTGCGCGCCGCTGCCGCCGTTCTGGGTTTGGAGGTCGTGGCGACCCGGCGTCAGTTCAAGGCTAAGGACGGAGCGCAGGAAGGACACCCTGCTATCACCCCGACCTACTGGGATAAGGACGAGGCGGGGGAAACCGACGAGCAGAAAGCCCTCTACAAGTTGATTCGCGTCCGTGCGCTCGCGTCTCAGCTGCTGCCTGCAAAGTATGCGGTTCGGTCGGCTGTGCTGAAGGCCAATGAGCAGTTGGACGGGAGGGACGTGCATTTCAAAGCAACCGGCAGAACCCTAACTGACCACGGCTGGCTCAAGCTGCTAGCGGGCGACGACACCGATGATGAACGCCAGGAGGAGGCTCCCAATCCGCTCCCAGTTCTCGCAGTAGGCCAGCGGGTCGCGGCGACCTCGGGCGAGGTGCTGGAAAAGAAAACCAAAGCGCCACCGCGATTCACGGAGGCAAGTTTGGTGAAGGCGCTGGAAGCCGAAGGTATCGGACGGCCCGCAACCTACGCAGCGATCATGAAGAACATCATCGACGTGCGGGGCTATGTCGGGGAGCAGAAGCGCTTCCTGCATCCACTTCCTCCAGGAGAGCAGATCATCGAACGATTGGAAGGCCGATTTTCCTTTGTCCAGGTCGGCTTTACGCGGGAGATGGAAGAAGACTTGGATCGCATTGCGGACGGCAAGACGACCTACAAGCCGGTCATTCAGAAAATGCACGCCGTCCTGGAATCCGAACTCCAAGCTGTTCGGGGCGCCGTCCCAACTGCCCAGAAGCCCGCCTCTGAACACCTGTGCCCCCAGTGCCAGAAGCCCCTGCGCCTGATCCGTAAGAGCGCTAATGGCCCCTTCTGGGGTTGCACGGGCTATCAGGAGGGCTGTAAGGCCAGCTTTGAAGACAAGGGGGGCAAGCCCGTCCTGGCGAAGAAGCAGGCGCCGACCCCCTCAATCGAACACACCTGCCGCGCCGAGGGCTGCGGCAAGGGACTTACCCGTCGCCCAGCAAAGAAGA
- a CDS encoding TraK family protein: MANLSERLAERAKKTATEKGRGRSAFLALKPEIQHALDQGWSAKEIWSLLLEEDKIAISYSVFLRYIRANGMRGGEVSSDLPQPPAVAPSPPSQEVAPASLQEQPTASRERPTQSGLSGTGSSNFKLDSKPDKGSLV; encoded by the coding sequence ATGGCAAACCTTTCTGAGCGACTTGCGGAGCGCGCAAAAAAAACCGCGACCGAGAAGGGACGTGGCCGGTCCGCCTTCCTCGCGTTGAAGCCGGAGATCCAGCACGCCCTGGACCAAGGCTGGAGCGCCAAGGAGATTTGGTCCTTGCTGCTGGAGGAGGACAAGATTGCGATAAGCTACTCTGTGTTCCTTCGATATATCAGAGCGAACGGTATGAGGGGCGGTGAGGTGTCTTCAGATCTCCCGCAGCCCCCTGCCGTTGCTCCATCGCCACCATCGCAGGAAGTGGCGCCGGCTTCGCTCCAGGAGCAACCAACGGCCAGTCGTGAGCGACCTACTCAATCGGGTTTATCAGGGACTGGCAGCAGCAACTTCAAACTCGATAGCAAACCCGACAAAGGGAGTCTTGTGTAA
- a CDS encoding addiction module antidote protein → MTTLTPFDVSKHLDDDEVIGAYLSAALEDPNPDAFLLALHNVAKAKGMSQIAKDAGVGRESLYKALAPGAKPRYDTILKLLHALGLQLVVSPSQAA, encoded by the coding sequence ATGACCACCCTAACCCCCTTCGATGTATCCAAACACCTCGACGATGATGAGGTGATCGGTGCCTATTTGAGTGCTGCCCTGGAGGATCCGAATCCCGACGCCTTCCTCCTTGCTCTGCACAACGTGGCGAAGGCTAAAGGCATGTCACAGATCGCGAAGGACGCTGGCGTAGGACGCGAAAGTCTCTACAAGGCACTGGCCCCAGGTGCAAAGCCGAGATACGACACCATCCTGAAGCTGCTGCATGCGCTTGGCCTTCAGTTGGTCGTCAGTCCGAGTCAGGCCGCCTAA
- the traI gene encoding TraI/MobA(P) family conjugative relaxase, whose protein sequence is MIAKRVPRRRDGKSSFGSLVKYLQDDQGKLERVGDVSVTNCGSEDPQWAVREIEAVQDLNRRAKSDKTYHLVFSFREGEDISPEVLKEIEGELCKGLGYADHQRISVVHRDTDNLHVHVAINKIHPQTHNMIEPYYDHKRLGELCSRIELTYGLERDNHAPSKSAASSKADDLAAKSELETLAGWIRSEALEGISKVGSWQELHGHLAEHGLQIRKKGAGLVFETEDGISVRASSVDRACSLKTLEGRLGSYEESAQRASSIAKKTYRPRPRRSSVDSSHLYARYQKERDAVTTGKRKGLGQLKSEKDRALQAVLEAGKKKRAATKLLKGLGAGAISRRLLYAQIASSQRDDLKKVHEEFARRRKELHEKKPQLSFRDWVAAAAAKGDQEALAYLRSKTISGLRGNTVAAKQSTAAGPIAGLQVDGVSQAGTITYKAPGGVIRDDGNRLQLRKEASDETVLLALELAAKRHGNRLTISGDDFFKAKVAHVAARHSLPVVFDDPTIEKARKAAESLGFEQGRAAVSYIDERNEKHARGFDIMKHRQFASTDAGPLEFAGLRNVEGQQLALLKRGQEMLVLPVNAATAARLQRQRVGREIHVSAVGAIQVQGSTRSRE, encoded by the coding sequence ATGATCGCGAAACGAGTGCCCCGGCGCCGCGACGGTAAGAGCAGTTTCGGCTCCCTGGTTAAGTACCTGCAGGACGACCAGGGAAAGCTGGAACGGGTGGGCGATGTGTCGGTCACGAACTGCGGCAGCGAAGATCCGCAATGGGCTGTTCGGGAAATTGAGGCCGTCCAGGATCTGAACCGTCGCGCGAAGTCGGACAAGACCTACCACCTGGTTTTCAGTTTCCGGGAGGGGGAGGACATATCGCCCGAGGTGCTGAAGGAAATCGAGGGCGAGCTGTGCAAGGGGCTCGGCTATGCCGATCACCAGCGCATCAGTGTTGTGCATCGGGACACGGACAACCTGCATGTCCACGTCGCGATTAACAAGATTCACCCCCAGACGCACAACATGATTGAGCCGTACTACGACCACAAACGGCTCGGGGAGCTATGTTCCCGCATCGAACTGACCTACGGCTTGGAGCGCGACAACCACGCACCAAGCAAGTCGGCAGCTTCCTCTAAGGCGGACGATTTAGCTGCTAAATCGGAGCTGGAAACGCTGGCAGGCTGGATCCGTTCGGAGGCCCTGGAGGGAATCTCCAAGGTTGGGAGCTGGCAGGAACTGCATGGGCACCTTGCCGAGCATGGACTGCAGATCCGCAAGAAGGGGGCGGGGCTGGTCTTTGAAACCGAGGACGGCATATCCGTTCGCGCGAGCAGCGTAGATCGCGCCTGCTCGCTCAAGACCCTGGAAGGTCGGTTGGGCAGCTACGAAGAGTCCGCGCAGCGGGCCAGCTCTATCGCGAAGAAGACCTACCGCCCGCGCCCACGGCGTAGCAGCGTCGACTCCTCCCATCTCTATGCGCGGTATCAGAAGGAAAGGGATGCTGTAACCACCGGCAAGCGCAAGGGGCTGGGGCAGCTCAAGTCCGAGAAGGACAGGGCGCTGCAGGCCGTCCTGGAGGCCGGTAAGAAGAAACGCGCGGCGACCAAGCTACTGAAGGGGCTTGGGGCTGGAGCAATTAGCCGCCGGCTGCTCTACGCCCAGATCGCCAGTTCGCAGCGCGACGATCTGAAGAAGGTTCACGAAGAGTTCGCTCGCAGAAGGAAAGAGCTTCACGAGAAGAAGCCGCAGTTGAGCTTCCGCGACTGGGTGGCCGCCGCTGCCGCCAAGGGAGACCAGGAAGCCCTTGCCTATCTCCGCTCCAAGACGATCAGCGGCCTACGCGGCAACACCGTCGCGGCGAAGCAGTCCACGGCGGCTGGTCCGATTGCCGGACTACAGGTCGATGGCGTAAGCCAAGCCGGGACGATCACCTACAAAGCTCCAGGCGGAGTGATTCGGGACGACGGGAATCGCCTGCAGCTCCGCAAAGAAGCATCCGACGAAACCGTTCTTCTTGCCCTGGAGCTGGCCGCAAAGCGGCATGGCAACCGCTTAACCATCTCCGGTGACGACTTCTTTAAAGCGAAGGTGGCCCATGTCGCGGCTCGCCATTCCCTGCCGGTGGTCTTCGATGATCCGACTATTGAGAAGGCGCGTAAGGCTGCGGAATCGCTGGGCTTCGAGCAGGGGAGGGCGGCTGTTTCCTACATAGATGAACGGAACGAGAAACACGCGCGAGGCTTCGATATAATGAAGCACCGGCAATTTGCCAGTACGGATGCCGGGCCGTTGGAGTTCGCCGGCCTGCGGAATGTCGAGGGCCAGCAGCTAGCCCTGCTGAAGCGGGGGCAGGAAATGCTGGTTCTGCCAGTGAACGCTGCCACTGCAGCAAGGCTTCAGCGGCAGCGCGTGGGTCGGGAGATCCACGTATCAGCAGTCGGAGCAATTCAGGTTCAAGGATCTACAAGGAGTAGGGAATGA
- a CDS encoding IncP plasmid survival protein KfrC family protein yields the protein MERPTLDRYSELTAERLQDEQATLLDSTTTAREYSRELEAMLEGKHEQVERIEEGLSDLIERAEQALQRQLSARPGLLSLPGTRANWQQGVGQLEQRISTLHGRLDRVREIGSATNVHGSVLRDMAYRKLQAENPDLVRQWEELRERERKAQTEERAKKRDQERAELTENGRAAGVREGKAKDQTLSRVLVQGFSDK from the coding sequence ATGGAACGACCAACCCTGGATCGGTACTCAGAGCTGACAGCCGAACGGCTCCAGGACGAGCAGGCGACTCTGCTGGACAGCACTACTACGGCGCGGGAGTACAGCCGCGAGCTTGAGGCCATGCTTGAGGGGAAACATGAGCAGGTCGAGCGGATTGAGGAGGGGCTTTCGGACTTGATCGAGCGCGCCGAGCAGGCACTTCAACGGCAATTGTCAGCTCGCCCAGGCCTCCTGTCACTGCCCGGCACGCGGGCGAACTGGCAGCAAGGAGTCGGGCAACTGGAGCAGCGTATCAGCACTCTGCATGGACGACTGGACCGGGTTCGGGAGATCGGCAGCGCAACCAACGTCCATGGGAGTGTGCTGCGAGATATGGCCTACCGAAAGCTCCAGGCGGAGAACCCGGATCTGGTCCGGCAGTGGGAAGAACTCCGGGAGCGGGAACGCAAAGCCCAGACAGAAGAGAGGGCCAAGAAGCGGGACCAGGAACGTGCAGAACTGACGGAGAATGGAAGGGCTGCTGGGGTGCGGGAGGGGAAAGCGAAGGACCAGACGCTGAGCCGCGTGCTGGTCCAAGGGTTTTCAGATAAATAG
- a CDS encoding antirestriction protein yields the protein MSTQATLSPIECRRVPVRLRMSVLPRHFDRQMLNVERNIMNALRELCDSYNGGYWEYYELSNGGFYMAPNDQDAFCLSCQGNGYEGELSADAAGIVASLFGLCRAANTFQTDNLINHYHWLRDFALAHAEADAIFAAID from the coding sequence ATGTCCACTCAAGCCACCCTGTCACCCATCGAATGCCGCCGCGTCCCTGTCCGACTGCGTATGAGTGTTCTGCCGCGCCACTTCGACCGCCAGATGTTGAATGTTGAGCGCAACATCATGAACGCGCTGCGCGAGCTGTGCGATTCCTACAATGGCGGCTACTGGGAATACTACGAACTGTCGAATGGCGGCTTCTACATGGCTCCGAACGACCAGGACGCCTTCTGCCTGTCGTGCCAGGGCAATGGTTATGAAGGTGAGCTGAGCGCGGATGCAGCTGGCATCGTGGCGAGCCTGTTCGGGCTCTGCCGTGCCGCTAACACTTTCCAAACTGACAACCTCATCAACCATTACCACTGGCTGCGCGACTTTGCCCTAGCCCATGCTGAGGCCGACGCGATCTTCGCGGCAATCGACTAA
- a CDS encoding ParB/RepB/Spo0J family partition protein → MGSATENESKGKRSLKSLGSLSNLLKDQPEQPRGTPAMFKVTDIRPDPNQIRNGDDSHAEDEEARQKFITEELGPDVKSRGVKSPISLRSDPENPGKWLINHGENRWRATVWAELEEIPAFIDEDYTDYDNAKENTKRLDVSGRQMARFVARKLAGGETKKQIAEGLGISQSLVNQISNLLKMPPCIEQIYDERRCRDLSTIAELMTAYKSHPGEVETWLLEQPDEILRSAVKAFRRDLEEPPKEEPPVVKITEERGHPGSGVQDPHREDSGGSGGEGSGERDPNTVDFLNGRTDSERDEGGRKEPESSTTDDNSGASERKDPPSVDPDKIKRTIVQVRHDERPARILLDRRPPAPGWGFIKYDDDGNEVEVDLAAVQLVALVEG, encoded by the coding sequence ATGGGCTCGGCTACTGAAAACGAAAGCAAGGGAAAGCGCAGCCTGAAGTCGCTGGGCAGTCTTTCCAATCTGCTGAAGGATCAGCCTGAGCAGCCGCGTGGCACGCCAGCGATGTTCAAGGTGACTGACATTCGGCCGGACCCTAACCAGATCCGTAATGGCGATGACAGCCACGCCGAGGACGAGGAGGCTCGCCAGAAGTTCATCACGGAGGAGCTGGGGCCTGATGTTAAAAGTCGCGGTGTAAAAAGCCCGATTTCCTTGCGCTCGGATCCGGAGAACCCAGGCAAGTGGCTTATCAACCATGGCGAGAACCGTTGGCGAGCGACTGTCTGGGCCGAACTGGAGGAGATCCCAGCCTTCATCGACGAGGACTATACCGACTACGACAACGCCAAAGAGAACACCAAGCGACTCGATGTCAGCGGGCGGCAGATGGCGCGGTTCGTTGCGCGAAAACTGGCAGGAGGTGAGACGAAGAAGCAGATCGCCGAGGGCCTTGGTATTTCGCAGTCCCTGGTGAATCAAATTTCCAATCTGCTGAAAATGCCGCCGTGCATCGAGCAAATCTATGACGAGCGGCGCTGCCGCGACCTGTCCACCATCGCTGAACTGATGACCGCATACAAGTCCCATCCAGGCGAAGTGGAAACTTGGCTCCTGGAACAGCCCGACGAGATTCTGCGGAGTGCCGTCAAAGCCTTCCGCCGGGACTTGGAGGAGCCTCCGAAAGAGGAGCCGCCAGTTGTGAAGATCACCGAAGAACGCGGCCATCCAGGATCCGGCGTCCAAGATCCCCATCGCGAAGATTCCGGCGGCAGTGGTGGTGAAGGCAGCGGTGAGCGCGACCCCAACACAGTCGACTTCCTGAATGGTCGGACTGATTCGGAGCGGGACGAGGGAGGCAGGAAGGAGCCTGAAAGCAGCACTACCGACGACAACAGCGGGGCGAGCGAGCGGAAAGACCCGCCGAGTGTGGACCCGGACAAGATCAAGCGAACCATTGTCCAGGTGCGGCACGATGAGCGGCCTGCGCGCATCTTGTTGGATCGCCGCCCACCGGCACCCGGCTGGGGGTTCATCAAGTACGATGACGATGGCAATGAAGTTGAAGTAGATCTTGCGGCGGTCCAACTGGTCGCCCTGGTCGAAGGTTGA
- the traF gene encoding conjugative transfer signal peptidase TraF: MKRAALGALIAVAALPVAFMAGLRVNTTHSLPVGFYRVVQEPVAPGAVVLACPPVSAATSAAQQRGYLGASWDCPGNYQRVIKRVAGLQGATVENGALGLRVNGQLLPNSKAVAADSRGRALLPFFEAPVTLAPGQVLIVGDTANSFDSRYFGPIEHSQIRAVLRPVWTW, from the coding sequence ATGAAGCGCGCGGCCCTGGGCGCGCTGATCGCGGTTGCCGCGCTGCCGGTCGCGTTCATGGCAGGCCTGCGGGTCAACACCACCCACAGTCTCCCGGTCGGCTTCTATCGCGTCGTCCAGGAGCCGGTGGCACCGGGGGCCGTTGTCCTGGCCTGCCCGCCCGTTTCTGCAGCGACCAGCGCGGCCCAGCAACGCGGCTACCTCGGGGCGAGCTGGGATTGCCCCGGCAACTATCAGCGAGTCATCAAGCGCGTTGCTGGCCTGCAGGGCGCAACCGTGGAGAACGGCGCGCTCGGGTTGAGGGTGAATGGGCAGCTGCTCCCGAACAGCAAAGCAGTTGCAGCTGACAGCCGGGGAAGGGCACTACTGCCTTTCTTTGAAGCCCCGGTAACGCTCGCACCAGGGCAGGTGCTGATTGTCGGCGACACCGCCAACTCCTTTGACAGCCGCTACTTCGGCCCAATCGAACACTCTCAAATCAGGGCCGTTCTGCGGCCCGTCTGGACATGGTAA